Proteins from one Nicotiana tabacum cultivar K326 chromosome 23, ASM71507v2, whole genome shotgun sequence genomic window:
- the LOC107816052 gene encoding uncharacterized protein LOC107816052 isoform X1 produces MSAETRPVITSLARTTWNSESLYESKPEVISQASTIPELISYLKSAFREREFSLVEKILMGREKQLRTEIQNLKRDFDLAEKAHALVELDKLNMEDQLNNFQRKCEVLKKEKAEAEEKVKAYEENIKELADRMSILEEEIAKTRDEDVSVIQQMAEDWEAAKEEVVEEAAGSGNTDFVSTKTNMDNCPDAQALHPMPSACGSAQVNSNLSNLGKKRCRSEEADPLPVISACENRAPIVDLSACEAGDSIKNNLDTVPGRAGSSIVVLISDSDDEKAMACVSNSDGVGRNLTFPKQIKEEVIEEFSTSLSKRKRSLIESDKGDGNGKLSFAHGSSHKTGFIRDCDDKDERKFYSQLSSKSDMYKLNGISDSSSDSDNDLSDKSMEMLIKRIKGKTFFSEDGLRSSFEKDAELSMNAICALYRQQISPNFSSKGLSFTKSQGLSQSDKISITALGEYLIDGDPQHKLRKAVVEVRPKDRAECKRLATKYCHQLYQIYLSKEDHLFRPGAIF; encoded by the exons ATGAGTGCTGAGACAAGACCAGTAATCACCTCGCTTGCGAGAACCACATGGAACTCAGAATCGTTATACGAATCGAAACCAGAAGTTATTTCGCAAGCTTCAACTATACCGGAACTGATTTCTTATCTAAAATCGGCTTTTCGTGAGAGGGAATTCTCTCTGGTCGAAAAAATTCTTATGGGCCGAGAAAAGCAGCTGAGGACAGAAATTCAAAATCTTAAAAGGGATTTTGATTTAGCAGAGAAGgcccatgctttagttgaactggATAAGTTAAATATGGAGGATCAATTGAATAATTTTCAGAGGAAATGTGAGgtactgaaaaaagaaaaagctgAGGCTGAGGAAAAAGTAAAGGCTTATGAGGAAAACATTAAAGAGTTGGCTGATAGAATGTCAATCCTGGAAGAGGAAATTGCGAAAACGCGTGATGAGGATGTCTCGGTGATCCAACAAATGGCAGAAGATTGGGAAGCGGCGAAGGAGGAGGTTGTAGAGGAAG CTGCAGGTAGTGGTAATACGGACTTTGTTTCAACAAAAACAAATATGGATAATTGTCCTGATGCCCAGGCATTGCATCCCATGCCTTCTGCTTGTGGTTCTGCCCAAGTAAATAGCAATCTTTCCAACTTAGGAAAGAAAAGATGTCGTTCAGAAGAAGCAG ACCCTCTCCCTGTCATCTCGGCTTGTGAGAATAGAGCACCTATTGTAGATCTATCAGCATGTGAAGCAGGAGACTCCATCAagaataacttggatacagtacctgGCAGGGCTGGGTCttcaattgttgttctcattagcgacagtgatgatgagaaggcaatggcatgtgtttcaaacagtgatggtgtaggtaggaatttaacatttcctaagcagataaaagaagaggttatagaggaattctctacttcattgtccaagaggaaaagaagtttaattgagagtgacaagggTGATGGTAATGGAAAGCTGTCCTTTGCTCATGGCAGTTCCCATAAAACGGGGTTCATAAGAGACTGTGATGACAAAGACGAAAGGAAGTTTTATTCtcaactttcttccaagtctgataTGTACAAGCTTAATGGGATTAGTGATAGTTCgtcggattcagacaatgatttgagtgacaaaagtatggaaatgctaatcaaaagaattaaaggtaaaacgtTTTTCTCGGAAGATGGTTTAAGATCATCCTTTGAGAAGGATGCTGAACTCAGCATGAACGCGATATGTGCACTTTATAGGCAGCAGATTTCTCCAAACTTCTCTTCCAAGGGCCTCTCTTTTACCAAGAGTCAGGGGTTGAGTCAATCTGATAAAATCAG CATAACTGCTTTGGGTGAATATCTGATCGATGGGGAtccacaacataaactcagaaaAGCCGTGGTGGAAGTACGTCCAAAGGATCGTGCAGAATGTAAAAGATTAGCAACTAAGTACTGCCACCAACTATATCAGATATACCTTAGTAAGGAGGATCATCTGTTTCGCCCTGGAGCTATATTCTAG
- the LOC107816052 gene encoding uncharacterized protein LOC107816052 isoform X2: protein MSAETRPVITSLARTTWNSESLYESKPEVISQASTIPELISYLKSAFREREFSLVEKILMGREKQLRTEIQNLKRDFDLAEKAHALVELDKLNMEDQLNNFQRKCEVLKKEKAEAEEKVKAYEENIKELADRMSILEEEIAKTRDEDVSVIQQMAEDWEAAKEEVVEEGSGNTDFVSTKTNMDNCPDAQALHPMPSACGSAQVNSNLSNLGKKRCRSEEADPLPVISACENRAPIVDLSACEAGDSIKNNLDTVPGRAGSSIVVLISDSDDEKAMACVSNSDGVGRNLTFPKQIKEEVIEEFSTSLSKRKRSLIESDKGDGNGKLSFAHGSSHKTGFIRDCDDKDERKFYSQLSSKSDMYKLNGISDSSSDSDNDLSDKSMEMLIKRIKGKTFFSEDGLRSSFEKDAELSMNAICALYRQQISPNFSSKGLSFTKSQGLSQSDKISITALGEYLIDGDPQHKLRKAVVEVRPKDRAECKRLATKYCHQLYQIYLSKEDHLFRPGAIF from the exons ATGAGTGCTGAGACAAGACCAGTAATCACCTCGCTTGCGAGAACCACATGGAACTCAGAATCGTTATACGAATCGAAACCAGAAGTTATTTCGCAAGCTTCAACTATACCGGAACTGATTTCTTATCTAAAATCGGCTTTTCGTGAGAGGGAATTCTCTCTGGTCGAAAAAATTCTTATGGGCCGAGAAAAGCAGCTGAGGACAGAAATTCAAAATCTTAAAAGGGATTTTGATTTAGCAGAGAAGgcccatgctttagttgaactggATAAGTTAAATATGGAGGATCAATTGAATAATTTTCAGAGGAAATGTGAGgtactgaaaaaagaaaaagctgAGGCTGAGGAAAAAGTAAAGGCTTATGAGGAAAACATTAAAGAGTTGGCTGATAGAATGTCAATCCTGGAAGAGGAAATTGCGAAAACGCGTGATGAGGATGTCTCGGTGATCCAACAAATGGCAGAAGATTGGGAAGCGGCGAAGGAGGAGGTTGTAGAGGAAG GTAGTGGTAATACGGACTTTGTTTCAACAAAAACAAATATGGATAATTGTCCTGATGCCCAGGCATTGCATCCCATGCCTTCTGCTTGTGGTTCTGCCCAAGTAAATAGCAATCTTTCCAACTTAGGAAAGAAAAGATGTCGTTCAGAAGAAGCAG ACCCTCTCCCTGTCATCTCGGCTTGTGAGAATAGAGCACCTATTGTAGATCTATCAGCATGTGAAGCAGGAGACTCCATCAagaataacttggatacagtacctgGCAGGGCTGGGTCttcaattgttgttctcattagcgacagtgatgatgagaaggcaatggcatgtgtttcaaacagtgatggtgtaggtaggaatttaacatttcctaagcagataaaagaagaggttatagaggaattctctacttcattgtccaagaggaaaagaagtttaattgagagtgacaagggTGATGGTAATGGAAAGCTGTCCTTTGCTCATGGCAGTTCCCATAAAACGGGGTTCATAAGAGACTGTGATGACAAAGACGAAAGGAAGTTTTATTCtcaactttcttccaagtctgataTGTACAAGCTTAATGGGATTAGTGATAGTTCgtcggattcagacaatgatttgagtgacaaaagtatggaaatgctaatcaaaagaattaaaggtaaaacgtTTTTCTCGGAAGATGGTTTAAGATCATCCTTTGAGAAGGATGCTGAACTCAGCATGAACGCGATATGTGCACTTTATAGGCAGCAGATTTCTCCAAACTTCTCTTCCAAGGGCCTCTCTTTTACCAAGAGTCAGGGGTTGAGTCAATCTGATAAAATCAG CATAACTGCTTTGGGTGAATATCTGATCGATGGGGAtccacaacataaactcagaaaAGCCGTGGTGGAAGTACGTCCAAAGGATCGTGCAGAATGTAAAAGATTAGCAACTAAGTACTGCCACCAACTATATCAGATATACCTTAGTAAGGAGGATCATCTGTTTCGCCCTGGAGCTATATTCTAG